A region of Anopheles merus strain MAF chromosome 2R, AmerM5.1, whole genome shotgun sequence DNA encodes the following proteins:
- the LOC121591027 gene encoding lysosomal-trafficking regulator, with product MALESPIRHSIGQLCELWAHIYDSHSSADIYQRKPEIEQFLEGFNQLSEEDRLHLDRLNRYENISSALSRQLLLLIYEICDPAVKRYARADSTSTTVGSRNNSSTATITTPPAAFVEASHAVERTLDVNSDEEEAKSLLRADSSESRCQWLKDFFLNDIGGLLLRTLSKIGAKDIANSREIAALLVRILPTTKWHPADSCPTNSPLALQPGYGEFLRNALKMPTYNGDWYRDNFKRSLQNGGTTAALLRSYSNSQEGGGSGAIPAAFVRQLSGPKTFAATADYASATQHLHRCTVSDSKTLSQDQFTLTVLDLLESLVVHENVLTIDENSVTVSCLRVALEQLKRQERLEESLENRHIIRHKLLGLVMLCLNNMFFLESLDSNDLSLRAVASDMIELLREELNERPIDALSSEFTYNLIYTIVAAVNQTFLHFCHNLVSEQLFLTIFKLLESNVEIVKHTYSYLQLGTRACGSKHNNNNGYDVEPFVQMMPNCSSGLIEMLIKMLQNFIFALAPTRASYRKARKSRFRLHHSRLEARNGYVCALENLLLNLFPQVKHSDQRLMVSFFKVYQLCCCNTNANTLEVLMKLSNDELIPKLRLTFASRAVVHAIFNRSQCETCESDRAANTFYEQFTRTHREVFGEFRRLENRSRMPTFLRYLLDIARVIPYRLRSFMLQELVLKLLQDELDRMKEGRESEHTVTRFASEDDGGRDIVNACLLIVCRVVMQQEEREMSLFYREETLELLRVLSGRVEFAHSMHLIMTIGMRGGSLTEEFEQKLAEILFSNLDEHIAYVGSLFTIISDSKLDVPLKLIEKQSPSRRLQREESLETILQLHQEHWKTVRQLLKESKRFRKLFLRRYDGANGVRQFLDLTYNLASVCLFRSRLKSIQETVPTLTEQSSALLQLTNHGEQLHGFEPERRSVLNIFHFNDQLIDGSISSAASLYYSATANVAHVGTIAIPGTLEEEDDFSFLRELQLATITEEWQREFLFPNGQSAVRDSKLEKKWSLTELFNIRQMLSNLMEEILGGPDHQDSLERRINSLPAVARKLLIETGNPTIRKRLTSLLEIVMASMQLLMDGLPGSTEDCESLKPELANAMQVALMELKKMLLNCATKDWECPSTANNVINVLHALLKVAEMRKDSAVIQQDVVDTELERSAFAKMQLYDHEVDQLVAPLYHEEERDDLSSTDESFTTAREDGYEGDVEIDPYSPAELIGRKQSIGGVKQCNANRLVNEQICTIVTEVLVELSRRCVERPDHWCPVLAQMVVKLNIIRNYLGGSLYLIRGFATVLQTSDVRLKELQAAIVDLIVDLDVPEVLIKFVQLLGHKDPPVQLILTKLANLFEAGSGLECYQCVQFPVLHADRTFSSSCDVLLAKKITFLREHHLFFNVRTGLTDAATIVPLNYANFYPWHGSGFTVSAWVRVAQLADRQQTDFTHLFSVGSEKQMLSVYFNSQRQLVVRFSKPDRLIVPTNTKQYLSKAISRSECCDNCTKEMQHLWMYKHLLRGMTEAASHTFMLDTPRAQCVYCFKQLPVGQAWKEAAEYSVDSSAPKRVDPDPADVLLRQCTIGQDWCVPEGCWSMLTFAVQQNDDSVQVTITHDGVQQLAQFSLPNPCKIHIDTDLTVLAIGHRSGGPNECSVGYGLSGVHVFSRCITDEAALANLYAIGPNVTNLVAFATGYMIPNYGTLNLSKLSTDTLRTVASLQLLEKAHLGYLTANKLESFVARHQNIGLMSYAGRLRSIEIESLQRSLLTAGGVSIMLVCFARVVELSESPALHVAALKLLLRVAHCNHDFFNEFVQCNYLELIGVVLKNKKCHKDVALLTTLLEVAFDQPIVAKRGDHYRVLTTSTARIRYPGMVTFLLENFQIWIDQSEEVLDILLSVLATATRDKHPGMMYNCQRLQDASLVSALIDFCRVNFVIPAKTVKISRNAADMLVSLIAILSQTPPKVTLLNEIMELLLLMHKPTDSYVTHDRQKFYFNISPNQFGGGGKQRGDRTAAASSSGAASSSGPSTPKLQLRDRRLRPQSQLRKILPLTITSGSNSSFESATTSFIIDTSQTAATNANSSPNITVSPDDKNRSATANTPKSPKMNSPDGSGLGMEEYYEKLNKAIAEGKLRRKSLLDSIDRGSSKRKLRRLKSTPNIRASSGSRKKQIGSPRLTGGSPRRASCCARNEASRSNAGPQQHQSQSAPTTSSSSTASTTIRYKFFEQNYFATGNDFLQESFLRVMCDFLLILPDSDACKFLSGENRILETLLILANNGNIRIRTMLLNLVAVIDDRIDGARTAGSSGAAGGSSGPSGGGSVLQQYSEEQSKVFWYHLANQIGTHSVNAELLGSCYRWITKSHAPLAMDRGDDHPLATLLQDRSVEIVRENGLNVLIAILIQAHIDPTLFRGVLHVIEYVCTKHRRRAGQHMIDNGLVWALVKTAVKMNEKEELVQEESRAYLLEFLTSFSHLMILSSVANPFWDLLNGLTVAQKHKNERVTRAVRDLHAALLRNVLQIFIFRPKQSIIGHKNTSFTVELAGCVLSKSEVKTRFNRLHDKAIQFVTNSDPEGDLSDPETALVRHLMNRTLNGNPRGGNIILWCLLPKRSIRLKIYTIKQLGQYLESGGNHLSAICDVKMLKVFVQSILLLNQKHIPLEDLRLVNAFYQSIDGGLSHGASWSLTQTLKDFEYLRAISMNDQEQTIMKSIARQEKLIYSCTVAAMQITRNSVEKQNRLRKELIIQLRKDNDYRFYDQWHRLVDRMTHDDAPWYNARLYPSSWELDDTYGPDMALKRMRRCQMTIDRRFLLKETLPESKHGAEEEREQTPLLAYLFSNDYRHEYSVEEQVLYTFTVRKTSPSYEQECECIITSTELVLKPYDAGELEIYDLHDITKIWTKRYEHQESAVEVFLKCGKSLFIVFHRDPSERDTFEGFFHDLVVRCGRQELDHYTQQWREGALSNWEYLMLLNQIAGRTHHDLMQYPVFPWVLANYDTRTLDLLAERSFRVLEKPIAVQHRELEKHYINNYNHLRQAESGDPNGGRRKIQPYHYSSHYSNSGTVLHFLVRVLPFTSLFLQYQDDSFDIPDRTFHSLQTTWNLASKDSPTDVKELIPEFFTFPEFLENQEGFDFGTRQSGEPVNHVELPAWCGGSARLFVLIHRQALEANIVRRQLSHWIDLIFGYKQSGQAAIDAINVFHPATYCDFTASDIDDPVMKLALETMVKTYGQMPRRLFDTPHPPPAMNPLVANPPKVLESVVGLRWGLYCGSPILSDPRLADVWEKHSKESLGGIVIERGTLPPATLATLDGDKVFVLPEKMNIFCAIAQGTGLKKHYTISWGEMDDRLRIRLLQDTGSTERPRELFYGSNSVAYDPITACGSDAHCTSIFFGHRSGRIVVFQQRSRRRRGSFFNQNMQPSVAMMSRSRSSSFRRWIDRKSANLRRRLEMDPDDQQPQPQQEQRLPHDDQIDWAYPIQLLKHRAPISAIRISMEYKIAVSVSLDGCAAIWDVNSLMYVREIPKPVNMLHSRISHVAISPTLGDIVLVHSASAGSARPATATTGGQESWSSATLVEEDDSFEVTENYNADYVNITMDTNRRDQLRLYTINAQYVEHVFVESPIHAITYSTVKEGCGVNCIVVALESGIVRFYSSWNLALLREVNVEPNGVKCALFSKYQHLILLTASNTVQTWTAEGLAGALPSIQEPYQ from the exons ATGGCGTTAGAATCGCCCATCCGTCACAGCATCGGTCAGTTGTGCGAGCTGTGGGCTCACATTTACGATAGCCATTCGTCGGCGGACATTTACCAG cGGAAACCGGAGATAGAACAGTTCCTCGAAGGATTCAACCAGCTTAGCGAGGAGGATCGTTTACATCTCGATCGGTTGAA CCGGTACGAGAATATTTCATCCGCCTTATCACGACAGCTGCTTTTATTGATATACGAAATCTGTGATCCCGCCGTAAAACGGTACGCTCGGGCTGATTCAACATCCACGACGGTTGGATCGCGCAATAATTCTTCCACGGCTACTATCACCACCCCACCCGCCGCCTTCGTCGAAGCAAGCCATGCAGTGGAAAGAACGCTAGATGTTAACTCCGATGAAGAAGAG GCAAAATCGCTTCTTCGTGCGGATAGCAGTGAAAGCCGTTGCCAGTGGTTGAAGGATTTCTTTCTCAACGACATTGGTGGTTTGTTGCTAAGAACGCTGTCCAAAATTGGTGCCAAA GATATTGCCAACAGTCGTGAAATAGCGGCCCTACTGGTACGCATTCTACCGACCACGAAGTGGCACCCGGCAGACAGTTGCCCGACGAACAGTCCGCTTGCGCTGCAACCAGGATACGGCGAATTTTTGCGCAACGCATTAAAAATGCCCACCTACAACGGGGACTGGTATCGCGACAATTTTAAACGGTCCTTACAAAATGGGGGAACCACTGCGGCGCTGCTCCGCTCGTACTCGAACTCACAGGAAGGTGGCGGGTCCGGTGCAATACCGGCAGCCTTTGTGCGGCAACTGAGTGGACCCAAAACGTTCGCCGCTACGGCTGACTATGCCAGCGCGACACAGCACCTGCATCGTTGCACGGTGAGTGATTCGAAAACGCTTTCGCAAGATCAATTCACCCTCACCGTGCTGGATCTGCTGGAAAGCTTGGTCGTGCACGAAAATGTGCTCACCATCGATGAAAACTCCGTTACCGTGTCTTGTCTGCGTGTGGCACTGGAGCAGCTCAAGCGCCAGGAACGTTTGGAGGAAAGCTTGGAGAATCGACACATTATACGCCACAAACTGCTCGGCCTGGTGATGCTGTGCCTGAACAATATGTTTTTTCTCGAATCGCTCGACTCGAACGATCTTAGTCTGCGTGCGGTAGCGTCCGATATGATCGAGCTGTTACGGGAAGAGTTAAACGAACGGCCAATCGATGCACTATCGTCAGAATTTACCTACAATCTGATCTACACGATAGTGGCCGCGGTCAATCAAACGTTTCTGCACTTCTGCCACAATCTCGTGAGCGAACAGCTGTTTCTGACGATATTTAAGCTGCTGGAAAGTAATGTTGAGATCGTGAAGCACACGTACAGCTACCTGCAGCTCGGGACACGCGCGTGCGGGTCCaaacacaacaataacaacggaTACGATGTGGAACCATTCGTACAAATGATGCCAAACTGTTCCTCTGGGTTGATTGAGATGCTGATAAAAATGTTACAGAATTTCATTTTTGCCCTCGCACCAACCAGAGCCAGCTACAGGAAGGCACGGAAGAGCCGCTTCCGGTTGCATCATTCGCGCCTCGAAGCTCGCAACGGATACGTGTGTGCGCTGGAAAACCTGTTGCTCAATCTGTTCCCGCAGGTGAAACACTCCGACCAACGGTTGATGGTGAGCTTCTTCAAGGTGTATCAgctttgctgctgcaacaCGAACGCAAACACGCTGGAGGTGCTGATGAAGCTGTCCAACGACGAGCTGATACCGAAGCTGCGGCTTACCTTTGCAAGCCGTGCCGTGGTGCACGCGATCTTCAACCGATCGCAGTGTGAAACGTGCGAATCGGATCGTGCAGCCAACACGTTCTACGAGCAGTTCACTCGCACCCATCGGGAGGTGTTTGGAGAGTTTAGGCGGTTGGAGAATCGATCCCGTATGCCAACGTTTCTGCGCTATCTGCTGGATATTGCCCGAGTTATTCCGTACCGGTTGCGATCGTTTATGTTGCAAGAGTTGGTGCTAAAGCTGCTGCAAGATGAGCTCGATCGTATGAAAGAAGGAAGAGAGTCGGAACACACGGTCACCAGATTCGCAAGCGAGGATGACGGTGGAAGGGATATTGTAAACGCCTGTCTGCTGATTGTCTGTCGTGTTGTCATGCAACAGGAGGAACGTGAGATGAGTCTGTTCTATCGCGAGGAAACGTTGGAACTATTGCGGGTGCTTAGTGGACGGGTGGAATTTGCACACAGCATGCACCTGATCATGACGATTGGCATGCGCGGTGGCTCGTTGACGGAGGAGTTCGAGCAAAAGCTGGCTGAAATTCTGTTCTCCAACTTGGATGAGCATATCGCGTATGTTGGAAGTCTTTTTACAATAATTTCCGACAGCAAGCTGGATGTTCCACTGAAATTGATTGAGAAGCAGTCGCCGTCGAGGCGCTTGCAGCGAGAAGAATCGTTAGAAACGATACTGCAACTGCACCAGGAGCACTGGAAAACGGTTCGGCAATTGCTGAAGGAAAGTAAACGCTTTCGCAAGCTGTTCCTGCGCCGTTACGATGGCGCGAACGGAGTTCGACAGTTTCTAGATCTCACGTACAACTTAGCGAGCGTTTGTCTTTTTCGCAGTCGGCTTAAATCAATTCAAGAAACGGTACCTACGCTCACGGAACAATCTTCCGCCTTGCTTCAACTAACGAACCACGGCGAACAGCTGCATGGTTTCGAACCGGAGCGAAGAAGCGTACTGAATATCTTTCACTTTAACGACCAGCTTATCGATGGTTCGATATCGAGTGCCGCCAGTCTGTACTATAGTGCCACTGCTAATGTTGCGCATGTTGGAACCATCGCCATACCCGGGACCCTAGAGGAGGAGGATGATTTTTCCTTCTTGCGAGAACTGCAGCTTGCTACGATCACCGAAGAATGGCAGAGAGAGTTTCTGTTTCCCAACGGCCAATCAGCTGTACGTGACAGTAAGCTGGAGAAGAAGTGGTCCCTTACGGAGCTGTTCAACATCCGGCAGATGTTAAGCAACCTGATGGAGGAAATTCTGGGTGGCCCGGATCACCAAGACTCGCTGGAACGACGCATTAATAGTTTGCCAGCGGTCGCCAGAAAGCTGCTGATTGAGACGGGAAATCCAACGATAAGGAAAAGGTTAACGAGCCTGCTGGAAATCGTCATGGCTTCAATGCAGCTCCTCATGGACGGTCTGCCGGGCAGCACTGAGGATTGTGAAAGCTTAAAACCGGAGCTGG CAAACGCGATGCAGGTTGCGCTAATGGAGTTGAAAAAAATGCTGTTAAACTGTGCCACCAAAGACTGGGAGTGTCCCAGTACAGCGAACAACGTTATCAACGTGCTGCATGCACTGCTAAAGGTGGCTGAAATGCGCAAAGATTCAGCCGTCATACAGCAAGATGTTGTTGATACCGAACTTGAACGGAGTGCTTTCGCGAAAATGCAATTGTACGACCACGAGGTAGACCAACTGGTGGCGCCCTTATACCACGAGGAAGAAAGGGATGATTTGAGCTCAACGGATGAGTCATTTACAACCGCGCGAGAAGACGGGTACGAGGGAGACGTGGAAATCGATCCATATTCTCCTGCGGAACTGATCGGGAGAAAGCAATCCATCGGAGGGGTGAAACAGTGCAACGCAAACCGTTTGGTAAACGAGCAAATCTGTACAATCGTAACGGAGGTTCTGGTGGAACTATCAAGACGTTGCGTGGAGCGTCCCGACCACTGGTGCCCCGTACTGGCCCAGATGGTGGTGAAGCTGAACATTATTCGCAACTATCTCGGTGGCTCGCTGTACCTCATTCGCGGGTTTGCGACGGTCCTGCAAACGAGTGACGTACGGCTGAAAGAATTACAGGCGGCCATCGTGGACTTGATCGTGGATCTGGACGTACCGGAAGTGTTGATCAAGTTCGTACAGCTGCTGGGACACAAGGACCCTCCGGTGCAGTTGATTCTCACAAAGCTGGCAAATCTGTTTGAGGCCGGCTCCGGGCTGGAATGCTACCAGTGCGTACAGTTTCCAGTGCTACATGCAGATCGTACATTTTCCTCCTCCTGTGACGTACTGTTGGCGAAAAAGATAACGTTTCTGCGAGAGCATCATCTGTTTTTCAATGTGCGTACCGGGCTGACCGACGCCGCCACAATTGTGCCCTTGAATTATGCCAACTTTTACCCGTGGCATGGTAGCGGCTTTACCGTTTCGGCGTGGGTTCGTGTGGCACAGCTAGCCGACCGGCAGCAAACGGACTTTACGCACCTATTTTCCGTCGGCAGTGAAAAGCAAATGCTGTCGGTTTATTTCAACTCCCAGCGCCAGTTGGTGGTACGGTTCAGCAAGCCGGACCGGCTGATAGTACCTACAAACACGAAGCAATATCTCAGCAAGGCCATCAGCAGATCGGAGTGCTGCGACAACTGCACCAAGGAAATGCAACACTTGTGGATGTACAAACACCTGCTGCGGGGCATGACCGAGGCGGCGTCACACACGTTTATGCTCGATACACCGCGCGCACAGTGCGTGTACTGCTTCAAGCAGCTGCCCGTTGGACAGGCATGGAAGGAAGCGGCCGAGTACAGCGTGGATTCGAGCGCACCGAAACGGGTAGATCCCGACCCAGCCGATGTGCTGCTGCGCCAGTGTACGATAGGGCAGGATTGGTGCGTACCGGAAGGGTGCTGGTCGATGCTAACGTTCGCCGTACAGCAGAACGATGATTCGGTGCAGGTAACGATTACGCATGACGGTGTGCAACAGTTGGCACAGTTTTCGCTACCAAATCCCTGCAAGATACACATCGACACGGATTTAACCGTGCTTGCCATAGGACACCGATCGGGCGGACCGAACGAGTGCTCTGTTGGGTACGGCCTGTCCGGTGTACACGTGTTTAGCAGATGTATTACGGACGAGGCCGCTTTAGCGAACCTGTACGCCATCGGGCCGAATGTTACAAATTTGGTGGCCTTCGCCACCGGATACATGATTCCAAACTATGGCACGCTAAACTTGTCGAAACTTTCAACCGACACGCTGCGCACAGTGGCTTCCCTGCAGCTGCTAGAAAAGGCCCATCTAGGATATCTGACGGCCAACAAGCTGGAATCATTCGTGGCTCGCCATCAAAACATAGGCCTAATGTCGTACGCTGGCAGGCTGCGATCGATAGAAATTGAATCGTTGCAGCGATCGTTGCTAACCGCCGGCGGTGTGTCCATTATGCTCGTATGCTTCGCCCGTGTTGTGGAGCTCAGCGAATCGCCCGCCCTGCATGTGGCGGCTCTGAAGCTACTGCTTCGCGTCGCTCATTGCAATCACGATTTCTTCAACGAGTTCGTTCAATGCAACTACCTCGAGTTGATCGGCGTAGTGCTGAAGAACAAAAAGTGCCACAAAGATGTCGCCCTGCTGACGACACTGCTGGAGGTGGCATTCGATCAACCGATCGTGGCGAAGCGGGGCGATCACTATCGCGTACTGACCACCTCCACGGCCCGCATTCGCTACCCGGGCATGGTAACGTTCCTGCTGGAAAACTTTCAAATCTGGATCGACCAATCGGAGGAAGTGCTGGACATTCTGCTGTCCGTACTAGCTACCGCCACGCGCGACAAACATCCGGGCATGATGTACAACTGTCAGCGTTTGCAGGATGCGTCCCTGGTGTCGGCACTGATCGACTTTTGTCGAGTAAATTTCGTCATTCCAGCGAAAACGGTAAAAATTTCCCGCAATGCCGCAGACATGCTCGTATCGCTGATTGCGATCCTGTCCCAGACGCCGCCGAAGGTGACGCTGCTGAATGAGATCATGGAGCTGCTGCTTCTGATGCACAAGCCCACCGACAGCTATGTGACGCACGATCGACAAAAGTTCTACTTCAACATAAGCCCCAACCAGTTCGGTGGCGGTGGAAAGCAGCGCGGTGACAGGACGGCAGCGGCTAGTAGCAGTGGTGCTGCCAGCAGTAGTGGACCGTCGACACCCAAGCTGCAGCTGCGGGATCGACGCCTTCGTCCACAGTCACAGCTGCGGAAAATTCTCCCCCTTACAATCACTTCCGGCAGCAACAGCTCGTTCGAGTCAGCCACGACGAGCTTCATCATAGACACAAGTCAGACCGCCGCGACGAATGCAAACAGCAGTCCAAACATCACCGTTTCACCCGATGATAAGAACCGTAGTGCGACGGCAAACACACCGAAAAGTCCAAAAATGAACTCACCAGATGGCAGTGGCCTGGGCATGGAGGAGTATTATGAAAAGCTAAATAAAGCCATTGCCGAGGGGAAGTTGCGCCGGAAAAGTTTGCTCGACAGCATCGACCGGGGGAGCAGCAAACGGAAGCTAAGACGGTTGAAAAGCACGCCCAACATCAGAGCCTCGTCTGGCAGCCGGAAAAAGCAGATCGGATCGCCTCGCCTTACCGGCGGATCGCCGCGCAGAGCTTCTTGCTGCGCACGTAATGAGGCGAGCCGCAGCAATGCAGGCCCACAGCAACACCAATCTCAAAGCGCACCAACGACATCGTCCTCGTCCACAGCGTCCACCACGATCAGGTACAAATTCTTCGAACAAAACTACTTCGCCACCGGAAACGACTTCCTGCAGGAGAGCTTCCTGCGCGTCATGTGTGACTTTCTGCTCATTCTGCCCGACAGCGATGCGTGCAAGTTTTTGAGTGGAGAAAACCGTATCCTGGAAACGCTGCTCATCCTAGCCAACAATGGCAATATTCGCATCCGCACCATGCTGCTGAACCTGGTGGCCGTCATCGATGATCGGATCGATGGGGCGCGGACAGCGGGCAGcagtggtgctgctggaggCAGCTCGGGTCCGTCCGGTGGAGGATCCGTTTTGCAACAGTACAGCGAGGAGCAGTCGAAGGTGTTCTGGTACCATCTGGCCAATCAAATCGGAACGCATAGCGTCAATGCGGAGCTGCTGGGCAGCTGCTATCGGTGGATAACGAAATCACACGCGCCGTTGGCGATGGATCGCGGAGACGATCATCCACTGGCCACGCTGTTGCAGGATCGGTCGGTGGAAATCGTGCGAGAGAACGGACTGAACGTGTTGATAGCGATTCTCATTCAAGCACACATTGATCCAACGCTGTTTCGCGGCGTGCTGCACGTGATAGAGTACGTCTGCACGAAGCATCGTCGCCGGGCCGGTCAGCACATGATCGACAATGGGCTGGTGTGGGCACTGGTAAAGACGGCAGTGAAAATGAACGAGAAAGAAGAGCTCGTGCAGGAGGAAAGTAGAGCATACTTGCTGGAGTTTTTAACCAGCTTTTCACACCTAATGATACTGAGCAGTGTCGCGAAT CCTTTCTGGGATCTATTAAACGGACTGACGGTGGCACAAAAGCACAAGAACGAACGTGTAACCAGGGCGGTACGCGATCTTCACGCCGCCCTGCTGCGGAATGTTCTGCAAATATTCATCTTTCGTCCCAAGCAGTCAATTATTGGTCACAAAAACACTT CCTTCACCGTTGAGCTTGCAGGATGTGTTCTCTCCAAGTCGGAAGTGAAGACGCGTTTTAATCGACTGCACGATAAGGCGATTCAGTTCGTCACAAACAGTGATCCCGAGGGCGACTTGTCCGATCCGGAGACGGCACTCGTCCGGCACCTGATGAACCGCACGTTGAATGGTAATCCGCGCGGTGGCAATATTATCCTCTGGTGTTTGCTGCCCAAGCGTTCCATTCGGCTGAAAATCTACACGATCAAGCAGCTGGGCCAGTACCTGGAAAGTGGTGGCAACCACCTGTCAGCCATCTGCGACGTGAAGATGCTGAAAGTGTTTGTGCAAAGCATATTGCTGCTGAATCAAAAGCACATCCCGCTGGAAGATCTACGCCTGGTGAACGCTTTCTATCAGTCGATCGATGGAGGTTTGTCGCACGGTGCCAGCTGGAGCCTGACGCAGacgttgaaagatttcgagtACCTGCGTGCGATCAGCATGAACGACCAGGAGCAGACGATAATGAAATCGATCGCACGGCAGGAGAAGCTGATCTACTCGTGTACGGTCGCGGCGATGCAGATTACGCGCAACAGCGTCGAAAAGCAGAACCGGCTGCGCAAAGAGCTGATCATACAGCTGCGCAAGGATAACGATTATCGATTTTACGACCAGTGGCACCGGCTGGTCGATCGGATGACGCACGACGACGCACCGTGGTACAATGCTCGGCTGTATCCAAGCTCCTGGGAGCTGGATGACACGTACGGGCCGGATATGGCGCTGAAGCGCATGCGGCGCTGCCAGATGACCATCGATCGGCGGTTTCTGCTGAAGGAAACGCTGCCGGAAAGCAAACACGGAGCAGAGGAGGAGCGTGAGCAGACACCGTTGCTGGCGTACCTGTTCTCAAACGACTATCGGCACGAGTATTCCGTCGAGGAGCAGGTGCTGTACACGTTCACGGTGCGCAAAACCTCGCCGAGCTATGAGCAGGAGTGCGAATGCATCATAACGAGCACGGAGCTGGTGCTGAAACCGTACGATGCGGGCGAGCTGGAGATATACGACCTGCACGACATTACCAAAATCTGGACCAAGCGGTACGAGCACCAGGAGTCGGCAGTGGAGGTGTTTCTCAAGTGTGGAAAATCGCTGTTCATCGTGTTTCACCGCGATCCGAGCGAACGGGATACGTTCGAAGGGTTTTTCCACGATCTCGTCGTGCGCTGTGGCCGCCAGGAGCTGGATCATTACACGCAGCAATGGCGCGAAGGGGCGCTCTCGAACTGGGAGTATCTGATGCTGCTGAATCAGATTGCCGGACGTACGCATCACGATCTCATGCAGTATCCCGTATTCCCTTGGGTGCTGGCAAACTATGACACCCGGACGCTGGATCTGCTGGCCGAGCGAAGCTTTCGCGTGCTGGAAAAACCCATCGCGGTGCAGCACCGGGAGCTGGAAAAGCACTACATCAACAACTACAACCATCTGCGGCAGGCGGAGAGTGGCGATCCGAATGGTGGGCGACGGAAAATTCAGCCATACCACTACAGCTCACACTACTCCAACTCCGGCACGGTGCTGCACTTTCTGGTGCGTGTCCTTCCGTTCACATCGCTGTTTCTGCAGTATCAGGACGACAGCTTCGATATACCGGACCGGACTTTCCACTCGCTCCAAACGACGTGGAACCTGGCGAGCAAGGATTCGCCAACCGACGTGAAAGAGTTGATACCGGAATTTTTCACCTTTCCCGAGTTTCTGGAAAACCAGGAGGGTTTCGATTTCGGTACCCGGCAGTCGGGCGAACCGGTCAATCACGTAGAGCTGCCGGCGTGGTGTGGCGGTTCCGCCCGCCTGTTTGTGCTGATTCACCGCCAGGCACTGGAGGCAAACATCGTGCGTCGGCAGCTGAGCCACTGGATCGATTTAATCTTCGGCTACAAGCAGTCGGGCCAGGCGGCCATCGATGCTATCAACGTGTTCCATCCGGCCACTTACTGTGATTTCACCGCCTCCGATATCGACGATCCGGTCATGAAGCTAGCGCTGGAAACGATGGTCAAAACGTACGGACAGATGCCGCGCCGTCTGTTCGACACTCCGCATCCTCCGCCGGCAATGAACCCGCTCGTAGCCAATCCGCCGAAGGTATTGGAAAGCGTGGTCGGTCTACGGTGGGGCTTGTACTGCGGAAGTCCCATACTGTCCGATCCTAGACTGGCCGATGTGTGGGAGAAGCATTCGAAAGAATCGTTGGGCGGCATTGTGATAGAGCGCGGAACACTTCCGCCTGCCACACTGGCTACCCTCGATGGTGATAAGGTATTTGTGTTGCCGGAAAAGATGAACATATTTTGTGCGATCGCGCAAGGCACGGGATTGAAGAAGCATTACACGATCAGTTGGGGTGAAATGGACGATCGGTTAAGAATACGATTGCTCCAGGACACGGGGTCGACGGAACGGCCGAGGGAACTGTTCTACGGTAGCAACAGCGTCGCGTACGATCCCATCACGGCCTGCGGATCGGATGCGCACTGTACGAGCATCTTTTTCGGCCACCGTTCCGGACGGATCGTCGTGTTTCAGCAACGATCGCGCCGCAGAAGGGGTTCCTTCTTCAATCAGAATATGCAACCGTCGGTCGCGATGATGTCTCGCTCGCGCTCCAGCTCATTCCGTCGGTGGATCGATCGAAAGAGCGCCAATCTGCGCCGTCGGTTAGAGATGGATCCGGACGACCAGCAGCCACAGCCGCAGCAAGAGCAGCGGCTACCGCACGACGATCAGATTGACTGGGCGTACCCGATACAGTTGCTCAAGCACCGGGCGCCGATCAGTGCCATACGCATATCGATGGAGTACAAGATCGCCGTGAGCGTTTCGCTCGACGGTTGTGCCGCCATCTGGGATGTGAACAGTTTGATGTACGTGCGTGAAATTCCCAAACCGGTCAATATGCTGCATTCGAGGATCAGCCACGTTGCCATCAGTCCAACGCTCGGTGACATTGTGCTGGTACACTCGGCGAGTGCCGGTTCGGCCCGGCCCGCCACAGCGACCACTGGCGGACAGGAGTCGTGGAGCAGTGCAACGTTGGTGGAGGAAGATGACAGTTTCGAGGTAACGGAAAACTATAACGCCGACTACGTGAACATCACGATGGACACGAATCGGCGCGATCAGCTGCGACTGTACACGATCAACGCGCAGTACGTCGAGCACGTGTTTGTCGAGAGTCCAATACATGCGATAACGTACTCCACGGTAAAGGAAGGCTGCGGCGTTAACTGTATCGTGGTCGCGCTCGAAAGTGGCATTGTGCGGTTCTACTCAAGCTGGAATCTTGCCCTTCTGCGGGAGGTTAACGTAGAACCGAATGGCGTTAAGTG CGCCCTGTTTTCAAAGTATCAACATCTAATTCTGCTGACCGCCAGCAACACCGTTCAAACGTGGACGGCCGAAGGTCTGGCCGGGGCTTTGCCGAGCATACAAGAACCATATCAATAG